The following coding sequences lie in one Synechococcus sp. PCC 7336 genomic window:
- a CDS encoding DUF6572 domain-containing protein: protein MAIEDPNVIDAVIHDSETDCVSLVAIHAGEWCEKNHCIDLLKSKLDNYLEFLSSGKFSKLYSQYSHKEVRIQLELGKKPPLFISNFLDALKSELKEEYKINFIVNVHDLPG from the coding sequence ATGGCTATTGAAGATCCGAATGTAATTGATGCGGTGATACATGACTCAGAAACAGATTGTGTTTCTCTTGTAGCTATTCATGCTGGAGAATGGTGTGAAAAGAACCATTGTATTGACTTATTAAAATCTAAATTGGATAACTATCTAGAATTTCTATCTAGTGGAAAATTTAGTAAGTTATATTCCCAGTACTCACACAAAGAAGTTAGAATTCAACTGGAATTAGGTAAAAAGCCGCCGCTGTTTATTTCGAACTTTCTCGATGCATTGAAGTCAGAACTCAAAGAAGAATATAAGATCAATTTCATAGTTAATGTTCACGATCTTCCTGGTTGA
- a CDS encoding IS4 family transposase, translating into MESSYQTLLATKLNPSELWLLNLLLMVLQRDKIVKLEQLAQKLPLPILMESCRRKLQRFLSLKHWVIEHIWWPLLLDWLKRKFTTQTVLYLAIDRTQWYDYNLILVSLIYHNRAIPVKFALLNKRGSSNYEEQITFLKPVLELLSDYTVVLLGDREFCGVDLAKWLGEQGAYMALRLKKNEYIELPGQTQAQLSQLGIQAGESHFFSDVKVTKTKGFGPINVAARRKRNYGSNVTKETWYIMSNLTDLDGVLKAYSCRMGIEEMFRDWKKGGYNLEDSKLTGKRFISMVLLVSLAYYMATFKGEKMQHQNIHQYVVRPREAGRKHRRHSAFAIGLSAYSLACFGLDLWDLIAQYIVLNPRKLPFYKRGIRAIKLAIAES; encoded by the coding sequence ATGGAATCATCTTATCAAACCCTGCTGGCTACCAAACTTAATCCTTCTGAGCTTTGGCTATTGAATTTGCTCCTGATGGTGCTGCAACGCGACAAAATCGTCAAGCTAGAACAACTGGCGCAAAAATTACCCTTGCCGATTTTAATGGAGAGTTGCCGTCGCAAACTCCAGCGTTTTCTGAGCCTTAAACATTGGGTGATAGAACATATCTGGTGGCCGCTCTTGCTAGATTGGCTCAAGCGGAAGTTTACCACTCAGACAGTTCTATATTTAGCCATTGATAGAACCCAATGGTACGACTATAATCTCATTCTGGTTAGCCTGATCTATCATAATCGAGCAATTCCAGTTAAATTTGCTTTATTGAATAAGCGAGGTAGTAGCAATTATGAGGAACAAATCACATTTCTCAAACCAGTTTTGGAACTCCTAAGCGACTATACTGTGGTCTTACTGGGTGACCGAGAATTCTGTGGAGTTGACCTGGCAAAGTGGCTGGGAGAGCAGGGAGCCTACATGGCTTTGCGCCTGAAAAAGAACGAATATATCGAGCTTCCTGGGCAAACCCAAGCACAATTATCACAGCTTGGCATTCAGGCTGGAGAGTCTCACTTTTTCTCTGATGTAAAAGTCACTAAGACAAAAGGATTTGGACCGATCAATGTAGCAGCAAGAAGAAAGCGAAATTATGGCTCCAATGTCACGAAAGAGACTTGGTATATTATGAGTAATCTGACGGACCTAGATGGAGTTTTGAAGGCTTACTCTTGCCGCATGGGAATTGAAGAAATGTTTCGGGATTGGAAGAAGGGAGGCTATAACCTGGAAGATTCAAAATTGACCGGCAAACGCTTTATCTCAATGGTATTGCTGGTTTCGTTAGCTTATTATATGGCTACTTTTAAAGGGGAGAAGATGCAGCATCAAAATATTCATCAGTATGTCGTGAGACCACGAGAGGCTGGACGGAAACATCGGCGACACAGTGCATTTGCGATTGGTTTGTCTGCCTACTCCCTGGCTTGCTTTGGACTAGACCTCTGGGATTTGATTGCACAATATATCGTCCTGAACCCTCGAAAGCTACCTTTTTATAAGAGAGGCATAAGGGCCATAAAGCTTGCTATAGCTGAATCATAG
- a CDS encoding FG-GAP-like repeat-containing protein: MHHFNADNQLLSITDRNSNQTQYVYNELGQLQAIVDPVGLETTFTYGADGRVDTITDPADRVTQLEHDEFGNLTRITDPDGSSRSFEYDRERNLTAEVDQLDNREETYYDFAGRVTGALRKDGSTLQIRSAQQGLFRPELTSNPDSAPEASSRREPIVNYADASGNVTSINLDRAGQPNAIQDRFGFDDTFVFDAQNQVTASTDARGFTTHFVYDGRGNVVEVIDEEIPSDQFGFFPLENIPNDGFAPRTGSPVTADLNNDGHIDIVTRISGGFSVQLGNGNAQFGPQILSEIGPTSVFALGDFNSDGYLDLVKNRSFTDSLSIFLGDGAGRFEFEDSFVISVPDTTLDLTDIAIADIDGDGKLDVAVNVTGERAIGMPDTGGGYGGGYGGGYGGGSATVTEDYNRIFTFSAVDGSLTQLGEFKLLEEVDQIQLGDIDLDGDADLLYSSGTNLSVALGNGEGSFIADNTFWTVPNNALGSTTRLAEFELADLNDDGFLDLVTLTDRALFPSPESSVGSTDRVSIWLGNGSGSFSLNSFQTVGGGTDSLAIGHVDGDGNLDVVVARPTSFMNLAASRTNGEGEFIGNQPENLFQFVSDNISQFGGGRITTISLADLDGDGVDDAIGRHSNGRDIAIQRSGRPIPARQTFEYDPVFNQLTRRTDELGRDTFFELDPTTGNVLVARQVVGQDDRTSGETDDVVTQFTYTELGLVDIETDALGRVTDNDYDEFGRLIATTFAVGTVDEATIRYEYSDFTGNVSALIDENGNRTEFVYDELNRLIRQTDADPDGDGPLLSPVATFTYDESGNLIAETDANSNLTRYEYDERDRQTAIVNANGDRFTFEYDSSGNLIAETDFRGNVTQHVYDSRNRRIETIEPDGSRSQFLYDRDDNLVQVTDARGNSTNYQYDARDRLISTRDAAGNTITYEYDLVDNLIATTDRNGVRFEFTYDELDRQIAQLDPFSNQQSFEYDPVGNLISSTDERGLTTQFEYDNRDRLIRTIDANLQSSQLTYDGVGNLIAIEDELSRVTQIRYDALNRQVEQIDSLNNVSHSSFDANGNLISTEDALGRVSRFAYDALNRLESQTDALGNSNQFSYDENSNLATVEDELGRITEFSYDSRDRLSSSIDALGGTIRYTYDGVSNQIAIEDELGRITTSVYDELNRLAEVTDALGETNRLSYDGEGNLIETIDALGRVSTLSYDGLNRLVETTNAVGDRVTLTYDAVGNVIAREDELGRVTTFAFDNLNRLTQTTNILGDSFRNTYDAVGNLIAFQDELGRVTTSEYDVLNRLVQTTNALGDSVTFTYDSVGNLTASQDELGRVTTSNYDELNRLVQTTNALDDSTNFIYDAAGNLTAFQDELGRITTSEYDELNRLVQTTNALGDSTNFTYDAVSNLIAFQDESGRVTTSEYDKLNRLVQTTNALGDSTNFTYDAAGNLTVFQDELGRVTTSEYDEFNRLVQTTNALGDSTNFTYDAAGNLTAFQDELGRVTTSEYDELNRLVQTTNTLGDSTNFTYDAAGNLTAFQDELGRVTTSEYDELNRLVQTTNALGDSTNFTYDAVGNLTASKDELGRITSFGYDALNQQIRITDALGNSTLFNYDAVGNLNAIEDALGRVTTSEYDVLNRLTQTTNALGNSINFIYDAVGNQTAFTDELGRTTRFGYDELNRQTRITDALGNSTLFSYDAVSNLTSQADALGNTTRFVYDELNREIATIDPLGFTTTSGYTAVGTLASFTDASGNTTTYEYDARDLLVRETNPLGDSRTFSYNAVGNLTSLIDRNGRQTDYSYDLLDRLSQERFSDSVGSTVDQIDYSYDAASQLIGIRDFDSSYTYTYDAVGQLSRSDNTGTLDTPTFTLDYTYDAVGNRLSVTDSIEGLETGLETFSYDALNRVTEIAQTGATVSDKLVSYTYDAASQLIGATTFNDLEGTQVAIFTSNSFDAAGRLSEIAHTNADGTLLASYIYSFDAANRITAIQSLDGLSTFSYDASGQQLEANFDFQTDEAFSFDATGNRTDVGNVIGPNNQLLEDENFTYAYDNEGSRIQRTDKATGEVTQYEYDHRNRLTSAITLDSSGNETGRAEYTYDALDRRIGRTVDGQTERYLYDGSEIALVTDESGDITQRFLHSTSIDRVVAQEDGAGNVLYALSDHQNTVRDIADSTGTVVNHLTFDSFGNITSQSDASVEFRFSFTGREFDEETGLYYFRARYLDPSTGQFISQDPIGFAAGDVNLYRYVGNSPLNFIDPSGNQAIGNPFSPLASLNLDGNISSAPNSVGSPQTTETPTFRLSIGGPIDPVPLPPDAVSPPLGTNLPTGDRLKSDSVEPVEPETVLERDASNPAPTRPRAPLSFPPPRNSLVQAFISSQRVDNILNGIDQAAAGFGNGLTFGGTSLVREALFGEAAIRNQEGLIFETTNFAGELVRDATIAALSGGTGTAARVATSVDNVQTGVDLFNAGRTLTDGELNADDAFAVITALTSGSGGRNGAGDALDNTRLNLDGPSGSQEILTVINPDGTRIDIPQSRRASNANLPTLEVSRTSMPNIASNIEEGISSGQPSTVTRTRDEARINRNRREALKGQPPAPSGMSLDEFPFASTREGGSGATVRAVPEIEQSRQGGQLSAFFTQNNIDDGDQFNVDVVN, encoded by the coding sequence GTGCATCACTTTAACGCCGACAACCAGTTACTCTCCATCACCGATCGCAATAGTAACCAGACCCAATACGTCTACAACGAGTTGGGGCAGTTACAGGCGATCGTCGATCCGGTGGGTCTGGAAACCACTTTCACCTATGGTGCGGACGGTCGTGTCGATACGATTACCGATCCAGCCGACCGAGTGACCCAACTGGAGCACGACGAATTTGGAAATCTGACTCGTATCACCGACCCAGACGGCAGTAGCCGCAGCTTCGAGTACGACCGGGAGCGCAACCTCACGGCTGAAGTTGACCAGTTAGACAACCGCGAGGAAACCTACTACGATTTTGCCGGTCGCGTCACGGGAGCACTGCGCAAAGATGGCTCTACCCTCCAAATTCGTAGTGCTCAACAAGGACTCTTCCGGCCCGAGCTGACGAGCAATCCAGATTCTGCACCAGAGGCGTCCTCCCGCCGCGAACCGATCGTTAACTATGCCGATGCGAGTGGCAATGTCACATCCATTAACTTAGATCGGGCAGGGCAGCCCAATGCGATTCAAGATCGTTTTGGCTTTGACGATACTTTTGTCTTTGACGCACAAAATCAAGTCACAGCTTCTACTGATGCGAGAGGCTTCACGACTCATTTTGTCTATGACGGGCGTGGCAATGTTGTTGAGGTTATTGATGAAGAAATACCCTCGGATCAATTCGGCTTCTTCCCTCTCGAAAACATTCCTAATGATGGTTTTGCTCCTCGTACTGGTTCTCCAGTAACTGCAGACCTCAACAACGATGGACATATCGATATCGTTACACGCATCAGCGGTGGGTTCTCCGTCCAACTTGGCAATGGTAATGCTCAATTTGGCCCTCAAATTCTTTCGGAGATTGGACCGACGTCTGTGTTTGCCTTGGGGGACTTCAACAGCGATGGATATCTAGATCTGGTTAAAAATCGTTCTTTCACAGACAGCCTGTCTATTTTTCTGGGGGACGGTGCGGGCAGATTTGAATTTGAAGATAGCTTTGTCATTTCCGTTCCAGATACAACCTTGGACTTGACGGACATTGCAATAGCGGACATTGATGGCGATGGCAAGCTCGATGTGGCGGTGAACGTCACGGGCGAACGAGCCATTGGGATGCCCGATACCGGTGGCGGCTATGGCGGTGGTTATGGTGGTGGTTATGGTGGCGGTTCCGCAACCGTCACTGAAGACTACAATCGCATCTTTACCTTCTCAGCAGTAGATGGTAGCCTCACTCAACTGGGTGAGTTCAAGTTACTGGAAGAAGTAGACCAAATTCAGTTAGGCGATATCGACCTAGATGGCGATGCCGATCTGCTCTACTCTTCAGGTACTAACCTCTCTGTTGCGTTGGGGAATGGGGAGGGTTCATTCATAGCTGACAACACATTTTGGACTGTTCCAAATAATGCACTTGGCTCTACCACTCGTCTTGCTGAGTTCGAGCTCGCCGATCTCAATGACGATGGCTTCCTCGATTTAGTTACCTTGACGGATAGAGCCCTTTTTCCTAGTCCTGAGTCTTCAGTGGGGTCTACCGATCGCGTCTCGATCTGGTTGGGCAATGGTAGCGGAAGCTTCAGCTTGAACTCCTTCCAAACGGTAGGTGGCGGCACTGATTCTCTAGCGATCGGTCATGTCGATGGCGATGGCAATCTCGATGTAGTCGTTGCTAGACCAACTTCATTCATGAACTTAGCTGCATCGCGAACGAATGGAGAGGGTGAGTTCATCGGCAACCAACCTGAAAATCTATTTCAATTTGTTTCCGACAACATATCTCAATTTGGTGGCGGACGCATCACTACTATCTCTCTGGCAGATCTGGATGGCGACGGGGTAGATGATGCGATCGGACGTCATAGTAACGGGCGTGATATTGCTATTCAGCGCAGCGGTCGGCCCATCCCAGCTAGACAAACGTTTGAGTACGACCCTGTATTCAATCAACTCACCCGTCGCACCGATGAGTTGGGGCGCGACACGTTCTTCGAGCTCGATCCAACCACGGGCAATGTCTTGGTGGCCCGACAGGTTGTGGGCCAAGACGATCGCACCTCTGGCGAAACCGACGATGTTGTAACCCAGTTCACCTATACCGAACTGGGATTGGTCGATATAGAAACCGATGCTCTGGGTCGCGTCACAGACAACGACTATGACGAATTTGGGCGCTTGATTGCCACTACCTTTGCAGTCGGTACTGTGGATGAAGCCACAATTCGCTATGAATATTCAGACTTTACCGGTAATGTCTCTGCACTCATTGATGAGAACGGCAATCGTACTGAATTTGTCTACGACGAACTCAATCGCTTGATTCGACAGACTGATGCCGATCCCGATGGCGATGGACCGCTGCTTTCTCCAGTAGCAACCTTTACCTATGACGAGTCTGGCAATTTGATTGCCGAGACTGATGCTAATAGCAACCTGACCCGCTACGAATATGACGAGCGCGATCGCCAAACAGCGATCGTTAATGCCAACGGCGATCGCTTCACGTTTGAATACGACTCCAGCGGGAACTTAATTGCCGAAACAGATTTTAGAGGCAATGTTACCCAGCATGTTTATGACAGCCGAAATCGTCGCATCGAAACAATCGAACCGGATGGCAGTCGCAGCCAATTTCTCTACGATCGCGATGATAACTTAGTTCAAGTTACAGATGCCCGCGGTAATTCCACGAATTACCAATACGATGCTCGCGATCGCCTGATTTCGACTCGCGATGCGGCAGGAAATACGATTACCTATGAATACGATCTCGTCGATAACCTAATTGCCACTACCGATCGTAATGGCGTTCGATTTGAATTTACCTATGACGAGCTCGATCGCCAGATCGCACAACTCGATCCGTTCAGCAACCAGCAGTCATTTGAATACGATCCAGTTGGAAATCTGATTAGCTCGACTGACGAGCGCGGACTGACCACTCAGTTTGAATATGACAATCGCGATCGCCTCATCCGCACTATCGATGCCAATTTGCAATCCTCGCAACTAACTTACGATGGCGTGGGCAACTTAATTGCGATTGAAGACGAGCTGAGTCGCGTCACACAGATTCGCTATGACGCCCTCAATCGCCAAGTAGAGCAGATCGATTCACTGAATAATGTTTCTCACTCTAGCTTCGATGCCAACGGCAATCTGATTAGCACTGAAGATGCCCTCGGTCGCGTCAGCAGGTTTGCTTATGACGCCCTCAATCGACTGGAATCGCAAACGGATGCGTTGGGGAATTCCAATCAATTTTCCTATGACGAAAATAGCAACCTTGCCACAGTAGAGGATGAGTTAGGTCGCATCACTGAATTTAGTTATGACAGTCGCGATCGCCTCTCCAGCAGTATTGATGCGTTGGGAGGAACGATTCGCTATACCTACGACGGCGTTAGCAACCAGATCGCAATTGAAGATGAGCTAGGGCGTATTACGACTTCGGTCTACGACGAGCTGAATCGTTTGGCCGAAGTGACGGATGCATTGGGAGAAACTAACCGTCTGAGTTACGACGGCGAAGGCAATCTCATCGAGACTATCGATGCATTAGGCCGTGTTAGCACCCTCAGCTATGACGGGCTCAACCGTTTGGTGGAAACCACCAATGCTGTAGGCGATCGTGTCACTTTGACCTACGACGCTGTTGGTAACGTTATCGCGCGGGAGGACGAGCTCGGTCGGGTGACGACGTTCGCATTCGATAATCTCAATCGCTTGACTCAAACCACTAATATTTTAGGTGATAGTTTCAGAAATACTTACGATGCTGTCGGTAATCTGATTGCATTCCAAGACGAATTAGGGCGGGTTACGACTTCGGAGTATGACGTTCTCAATCGATTGGTACAGACTACTAATGCTTTAGGCGACAGCGTCACCTTTACCTATGATTCTGTCGGTAATTTGACTGCCTCCCAAGATGAGTTAGGGCGCGTTACAACCTCAAACTATGACGAGCTCAATCGTTTGGTGCAAACCACCAATGCCTTGGATGACAGCACCAACTTCATCTACGATGCGGCGGGGAATTTAACTGCATTCCAAGACGAGCTAGGGCGTATCACAACTTCGGAGTATGACGAGCTCAATCGTCTGGTACAAACCACCAATGCTTTGGGTGACAGCACCAATTTCACCTACGATGCCGTCAGCAATCTGATTGCTTTCCAGGATGAATCAGGCCGGGTTACGACTTCGGAGTATGACAAACTCAACCGTCTAGTTCAAACTACTAACGCTTTGGGTGACAGCACCAATTTCACCTACGATGCGGCAGGGAATCTGACTGTCTTCCAAGATGAATTAGGACGTGTTACGACTTCGGAGTATGACGAGTTCAATCGGTTGGTACAAACCACCAATGCTTTGGGTGACAGCACCAATTTCACCTACGATGCGGCAGGAAATCTGACGGCTTTCCAGGATGAATTAGGGCGCGTCACGACTTCGGAGTATGACGAGCTAAACCGTCTGGTGCAAACCACCAATACCTTGGGTGACAGCACCAATTTCACCTACGATGCGGCAGGAAATCTGACGGCTTTCCAGGATGAATTAGGGCGCGTCACGACTTCGGAGTATGACGAGCTCAACCGTCTGGTACAAACTACTAACGCTTTGGGGGATAGCACCAACTTTACCTATGACGCTGTCGGAAATCTGACTGCATCCAAAGACGAGTTAGGGCGCATCACTAGTTTCGGTTACGACGCGCTCAATCAACAAATTCGCATCACCGATGCCCTCGGCAACTCCACCCTGTTTAACTACGACGCTGTCGGCAACCTTAACGCTATCGAGGATGCCTTAGGGCGAGTGACGACTTCTGAGTATGACGTCCTCAACCGCCTTACCCAAACCACCAATGCTTTGGGGAATAGCATCAACTTCATCTACGATGCTGTTGGCAATCAGACTGCCTTTACTGATGAGTTGGGGCGCACTACTCGCTTCGGTTATGACGAGCTCAACCGACAAACTCGCATCACCGATGCCTTGGGTAACTCGACACTGTTCAGCTACGACGCCGTCAGCAATTTGACCTCGCAAGCCGATGCTCTAGGCAACACCACCCGCTTTGTCTACGACGAACTCAACCGCGAGATCGCTACTATCGATCCACTCGGGTTTACCACCACCTCCGGCTATACCGCTGTCGGTACCCTCGCATCCTTCACTGACGCCTCCGGCAACACCACCACGTATGAGTATGACGCCCGCGACCTATTGGTGCGCGAAACCAATCCTCTGGGCGACAGCCGCACTTTTAGCTACAACGCAGTCGGTAACTTAACTAGCCTCATCGATCGCAACGGTCGTCAAACCGATTACAGCTACGATTTACTCGATCGCCTCTCACAAGAACGCTTCTCAGACAGTGTAGGTAGCACAGTTGACCAGATCGACTACAGCTACGATGCCGCCAGTCAACTGATTGGCATCCGTGACTTCGACTCCAGCTATACCTACACTTACGACGCTGTTGGACAACTCAGCCGCAGCGATAATACCGGCACTCTCGACACGCCCACCTTCACCCTCGACTACACCTACGACGCCGTCGGCAATCGCCTCAGTGTCACCGATAGCATCGAGGGACTCGAAACGGGCCTTGAAACCTTCAGCTACGACGCCCTCAATCGCGTCACCGAGATCGCGCAAACCGGAGCCACTGTCAGCGACAAACTTGTCAGCTACACCTATGATGCCGCCAGCCAACTAATTGGCGCTACCACCTTCAACGACTTAGAAGGTACACAAGTGGCGATCTTTACAAGCAACAGCTTTGATGCTGCCGGTCGCCTGAGCGAAATTGCCCACACCAACGCAGACGGCACTCTGCTGGCCAGCTACATCTACAGCTTCGACGCCGCCAATCGCATCACTGCCATCCAATCGCTAGACGGCCTCAGCACGTTCAGTTACGACGCCAGCGGCCAGCAACTCGAAGCCAACTTCGACTTTCAAACTGATGAAGCCTTCAGCTTCGATGCCACTGGCAACCGCACCGATGTCGGCAATGTCATCGGCCCCAACAATCAACTGTTAGAAGACGAGAACTTCACCTACGCCTACGACAACGAAGGCAGTCGCATCCAACGCACCGATAAGGCCACGGGCGAAGTCACCCAGTACGAATACGACCATCGCAACCGCCTCACCTCTGCCATCACCCTCGACAGTAGCGGCAACGAGACTGGGCGAGCGGAATATACCTACGACGCCCTCGATCGCCGCATTGGGCGCACTGTAGACGGGCAAACCGAACGGTATCTGTACGACGGCAGCGAGATTGCCCTGGTGACGGACGAGAGCGGTGACATAACCCAACGCTTCCTCCACAGCACATCGATCGACCGGGTCGTGGCGCAAGAGGATGGGGCGGGCAATGTTCTGTATGCCCTGAGCGACCATCAAAACACGGTGCGGGATATAGCCGACTCCACTGGCACGGTAGTCAACCACCTCACGTTTGACAGCTTCGGAAACATCACCAGCCAGAGCGATGCCAGCGTTGAATTCCGCTTCAGCTTTACGGGACGAGAGTTTGATGAGGAAACGGGACTGTATTACTTCCGCGCCCGCTATCTCGACCCATCCACCGGTCAATTTATCAGCCAAGACCCGATTGGCTTTGCTGCTGGAGATGTCAACTTATATCGCTATGTGGGGAACAGTCCGCTCAACTTTATCGACCCTAGTGGCAATCAGGCGATCGGCAATCCCTTTAGCCCGCTGGCTAGTCTCAACCTCGACGGCAATATCTCCTCTGCCCCCAATTCTGTCGGATCGCCTCAAACTACCGAGACGCCCACCTTCAGACTGAGCATCGGAGGCCCGATTGACCCTGTCCCGTTGCCTCCCGATGCAGTTTCTCCCCCACTGGGCACCAATCTTCCGACCGGGGATCGACTCAAATCAGACTCGGTTGAGCCGGTTGAGCCTGAAACTGTTTTAGAGCGAGACGCTAGCAATCCCGCTCCAACTCGTCCCCGCGCTCCCCTTTCCTTCCCTCCTCCCAGAAACTCTCTCGTCCAAGCCTTCATTTCCAGTCAGCGGGTGGATAACATTTTGAACGGGATTGACCAAGCTGCTGCTGGTTTTGGCAATGGCTTGACCTTTGGCGGGACCTCATTGGTGAGGGAAGCCTTGTTTGGGGAGGCAGCCATTCGCAATCAAGAAGGGTTGATTTTCGAAACAACCAATTTCGCTGGTGAACTTGTGCGCGATGCCACGATTGCGGCACTCAGTGGCGGGACGGGGACGGCCGCTAGAGTAGCCACTTCGGTTGATAACGTGCAGACTGGTGTTGACTTATTCAATGCCGGTCGCACGCTCACGGATGGCGAGCTCAATGCTGACGATGCTTTCGCCGTCATCACAGCGCTGACTTCCGGTTCCGGGGGCAGAAATGGGGCAGGGGATGCACTTGACAATACCAGACTCAATCTTGACGGCCCTAGTGGTTCTCAAGAGATACTAACAGTAATAAATCCAGATGGAACAAGGATAGATATTCCCCAGAGTAGACGGGCATCCAATGCAAATCTTCCAACATTAGAAGTAAGTAGAACTAGCATGCCTAATATCGCGTCTAATATTGAAGAAGGCATTAGCAGCGGCCAGCCTAGTACAGTGACAAGGACTAGAGATGAAGCAAGGATCAACCGTAACCGACGGGAAGCGCTTAAGGGTCAGCCTCCAGCTCCATCTGGGATGTCTCTAGATGAGTTTCCATTCGCTAGCACTAGGGAGGGGGGATCTGGAGCAACTGTAAGGGCCGTACCGGAAATAGAACAGTCTAGGCAAGGTGGACAGCTTAGTGCATTCTTCACCCAAAATAATATAGATGACGGCGATCAATTCAATGTTGATGTTGTAAATTAA
- a CDS encoding SMI1/KNR4 family protein encodes MFELMNEIFSILEEFNRPVVSYLDAGLQESFIYSEFEKLDLSPSKEMVEMYKWRNGTKYPQGVVLDDIYFFPGYYFFSLYDAIAQYLAMRDDSRWNKDWFPIFANGGGDFYAVDLALSDGSRAPILRFFVGENRVLSEYRNLMFMFSAVLECFKSGVIFVSDEGYLDMDDIRFIEISQQYNSDEQVH; translated from the coding sequence ATGTTTGAATTAATGAACGAAATATTCTCCATCCTGGAAGAATTTAACCGGCCAGTGGTCTCTTACTTAGATGCTGGGCTCCAAGAGTCATTTATATATTCTGAATTTGAAAAATTGGATCTATCTCCAAGCAAAGAGATGGTAGAGATGTATAAGTGGCGAAATGGAACGAAATACCCACAAGGTGTTGTTTTGGATGATATTTATTTTTTTCCAGGGTACTATTTTTTTAGCTTGTATGATGCCATCGCTCAGTATCTGGCCATGAGAGATGATTCACGTTGGAATAAGGACTGGTTTCCAATATTTGCAAATGGAGGTGGAGATTTTTATGCTGTTGATTTAGCTCTATCTGATGGTAGCAGAGCACCTATTTTGAGATTTTTCGTTGGAGAAAATAGAGTTTTGAGTGAATATAGAAATTTAATGTTTATGTTTTCCGCTGTTTTAGAATGTTTTAAGAGCGGTGTCATCTTTGTTTCAGACGAAGGTTATTTAGACATGGATGACATACGATTTATAGAAATTTCTCAGCAATATAATTCTGATGAGCAAGTCCATTAA
- a CDS encoding ATP-binding protein, translating to MAEMSYLGYGPGAADIFFQVVDRRYHKGRPILFTTNKPLRQWGRVLYDPELARAIIDSTLHQGEYIKLSGSSYRLRGSKLDLDQPAPAEQLQTTLPSA from the coding sequence ATGGCTGAGATGAGCTATCTCGGCTATGGGCCGGGGGCGGCCGATATTTTCTTCCAGGTCGTGGACCGGCGCTACCACAAGGGCAGGCCCATTTTGTTCACCACCAACAAGCCTCTGCGTCAGTGGGGGCGAGTCTTGTACGACCCCGAGTTGGCTCGGGCTATCATTGATAGCACTCTGCATCAGGGGGAGTACATCAAGTTGTCCGGCTCCTCTTATCGCTTGCGCGGGAGCAAGCTCGATCTCGACCAGCCTGCTCCCGCTGAGCAGCTCCAGACGACTCTGCCATCGGCTTGA